GATTTATTTTAACTTAAGTAAGTTTTTagtgaaaaacatccaaaacaatgCAGagtccagcttcttaaatgcaAACATTCCCATAAAATCTTTTCTGCCCTTAACTTTTTTGAGTTCTGAATCTTTTCCTCTATTACCTGACATTTATTGACAAAAAGATGAATCAAGTAAAACTCTAACCTGATTATAAACTAGTGAAAATGATCACAGAGTGCAGCCCTACTCCGAGACTAGACACATGTCCAACTGGTAAAGATGGCCGTgattgtgtattttaatgttgACAAGCCAAAAACGGTGGAAAAGCTCAGGTTTAGAGGAACTGTGCTGCCAGAAAACACCAGGATTTTCCGTGTTTTTCTGCTGAAAGAGTGTTCATGTGACTTCGGCGTGTTTTTCATGGGCGTACCAGACGTGTATGCAGGCGAGGACGGCGATGAAAACTCCACACAGGAAAGCGAAGGGAACGGCAAACAGCAGCGAGAGGCAGCGATACGTCCAGATACGAGTGCTCTCAAAGCCAGTGACGCTGTAGATCCACACCTGGTCGATACTGTGAGGCGTGGAGGGTTCTGCAAGAACGTCGCTGACCTCCACCtgcagacaacaaaacaagagttcagtttatttacaaacaaacaaactaacagATTACATCTCCTACTACTAAAGTCTGCATCACTCCTATGGTGTTTCCTGGCAGCTCCATGCAAGCTGAGAACCCCCAAAAGAATTAAGACCAATCCTCATCCGATTATCTTCAAATTGGACACTACACTGTACTGGGCCCTCTACAATATAAATGCCAAGTTTGTAATCAATTGGAAGTACAGTTGTTGAGAAAACTGTcgaacagacacaaaaacacacagggaTTCCTTTGTtatatttggatttttgtcCACCATTCTCTTAtgatttctttgcatttttcttgACAAACAGCTGATTCTGGATTGTGGTCACTGTCACCACTGTGACTATTTCTGCTGTAGTGCACCAGATAAAAGGATAAAGAAAGTATGATGCAGCTGCTATTAGCATGTGATTAGCATTAGCTTGCTAGAATGGTAGCTCAAACATCTCAGATAACTCAACTTGTTTGCACTTTGTCATTTCAAAAGTGAATATAAATCACATTGTGTGCACTATTTGGAGGTCTGATTACAGCCTCAAAGAACCATATAGAGGTAAATCTACAAATACATGCAAACAAATATGAATCCAAAAATAATGgatttattttggtttgtttggcAAATTTGACATTAGAATCAATGCTCACAGAGATTCCTTATATATTGATAAATGTTTGCACAACGTAACTGATTGATCGACTTCTACCTTGTTTAACTGCAGGAAATTTAACTAATACTAAATATTATAATGGAACTATTGAAACTATGTACACATAGAGTGACTGTCTTCATCGAGTTATAAACAGAAATATAGCTGCACCTTATCAGCACAGAAAGGCTAAAGAACATGATTTTCTtttacaaacagacagaaacaagtGAAATGCAAATCAAAGAAGACCTAATATAGAGCCTTGAGGCACACCCAAGGAAACAggattggggaaaaaaaagtaaaaattgaaaaaagtcTCTGATAAGAAAATTAAACCCTTGGACTGGACTGGTAACCTCCCAGGTAGACTTTTCTCtagttctaaaaaaaatgttctgagaaACTTTTGCAAAGTTTGagagatgttttctttttagttcTCAGAACCTTCTTCCTAAAGGCAGATAAAGTTTTTTGAAATCTAAcctgaaacattttcaaatgatGCACTGAAAACATctttccttttgttgttttaggacCAGCTGATGATGTTTTAAAGAGTTTTATTCTGAAACTTAACTGGAACGTTCTTAATTGCAACATTCCCAAAGCATCCTCAGAACATCTCAggtaaaatgttccacctttcttgatattttaaactacagaaaatttttataaaaacacattctgtcttctgaggccttgataacatctggagaacattgtttgaatgttgttttgagaacgttcttctttagttatcatggaacataatctgacaacatcctccaaacatcctctgaatgttaaaatgttctgtcttagttcacttttaacttcacaggaacattattagaaaagataaatatccttaaaacgttctttaaacatttataatgtttttttaatgttattagaACTTTAATGTTTACCAACGTTGTGGAAACGTTTCCTGCTGGTCTTTGGAGAGATGCCAGAATCCCATGACGAAGCTAACCAgctaatttttaaataaaatctatttCTTTTCaacactttattgatcccacaagGGGAAATATTCCAGCTTGGTAGGAATCTGGGCTTCTAAAGTCTAAATTACTGAGCCAGCACTAGACCAACCAATGAATAGATGAATGTTTTTAGGAGTTTTATTCTGAAACTTAACTGGAATTTGTCTAGGATGTTGTTGTAGGAGAAAGAAAGGACACATTGTAAGAAGACAACTTTGTCTTGGATGTTTTAGACCTAATCTTTAGCTATCAACTACTACTGGTAAAGTCTAAAGAGGTATAAAGGTGAAGAGGACCTTTAGGTGCTGGTTGATGTTGTTGGGGTCCCTGCTGACAGGTGAGGTGGATTCAGGCGTTGGAGGAGCGACCGGAGGCGTCGGAGGTTTGGGAGCCGGAGTTGAAGCTTTGGATGCAAactctggaggaggaggaggagtgttgACCTGCTCTCCATCGTCGTCGTCGCTGTCGTCGATGTTACACTCCACCAGACAGTCGTCGCTCACCATCATCATGCTGCCAGTCAAACCGCTACCGGCCTGTTGAcccactgacacacaaacacatccagcatgtgaagtgtAACGGCGAGCTCGGCCTCGGAGCTACCACCTGTTCTTTAGCCGCCCAAAATAAGAAACCATTCCAAAATCTGTAAATAGCAGCTGGTAATTTTAAGacgacattttaaaaatgaaacagcgtCGTCGTACTCAATCCGTCTAGTGAGGACACTTCTGGTGAATGTCTGAGGTTTGCTCAAAAGACTTtcagttaaattacagacataTTTGGACAACAGGTGTAAAATCTGTAGCTCCCAAGCTAGTTCTGGTCACAGCAGAtgcaccacagcagcagcatgaatTTCAGACCTTACCTTCCTTCTATCTTAATCCTGTATCAGTGgcagagaggaggcagaggagtgATAGTCTAAAATATCAATGAGGCTTCAGAACAACAGAGCGTTGATCCTTCATGTAGAGACACCTTCAGCTGACGGCGACTTAGAGACAGAGGTGTTAATGTGGTTCACTGCCTCTGATTCCTGGTGTGAGTTGGTTGGCTGTCAGAAGAAGAAGTTATTTTaggaggaggagtggaggaGTCTGAAATATCACATTACAGCGTCACAGTGCTGTCTGAACTCAAGATAAGAGAAGATAAAATAAGAGTTCTTTGCCACAAAAACAATCAcctattttggttctttcataaatttattaaaggtcttctggaaatatgactaAATCTGCAGCAGTCAAAACTGTTCCTATGGtgatgctaatatttggttaaacgTTCCTTTGACCATTTTCTCCTCAGTTTGGTTCTTTGGTTTCCATCTACAagcttctggtttatctttgatCCCCCTGGTGCAATTCAACTTGTTTCTTCAGATTCTTCATGggtctaagtcaggactttgttGAGACGAGTctaaaaccttcattctagcccaattaaaacatttctttactAGTAACTGAGCCATTTCCaaccaattttgagtcattttggacaggtctTAAGTACTTTCTGAGTAAATTTTGAaagatttggtcattttagacaaatttggagtaatttttaaccaatttttagtcattttagacacttttttgcctttttgaatattttttttttgtcatttcagacaaataTAAAACCATGTTTaaccaattttaagaaatttAGAAACaccttttagtcattttggaccaattttttgtcattttgggcaattttaagctttttaaCAATGTCTGTCTTCAGGTTCTTAATggatttaagtcaggactttggggagaacaatctagaaccttcattccagcctgacagaaccatttttttttaaccacatctgatgtgtgtttgggctcattgtcttgttgaaacatccaactgtgtccaagatcaaccttctgctgatggttttaggttttcctgaagaatgtggaggtgatcctccatCTTCAttgttccatttactttgtgtaaagctccagttccacagagcatgatactgccaccaccatgcttgacagtaggtttgCTGTTCTTggggttgaaaaaaaatacctgaaagtcctaaaccagtcctaaaaagttctaaaaccaggaccaaagtcaaacctaaaccagtccaagaaatgttcagaaccagtcagaatacatgcatgaaaacagttaaatatgtagtttaaacacacagacagctgcTTAATCATTCATCACTTTGTCATCTTtattatattcatatttttaaccACATATACAGTTGGACACAATAAATTTAgtgacatcatcaaacagtgaTCCAGAACAACAGGGTGTTTTAATCATAGAAGCAGAATTGATGATTATAATtagaatttaacaaaaaaaaaactgaatctaCTTCTATGTCTCCGATACTAAAACACAACGGAGGGGAGATGCTGCATGTAAGAACATTTCAAATGCTTTCCGAGCCAAAGTAATCGGCACAGCTCACTGTGGAAAATCCTGAATCGCGTCTGAACGGGACCTGTGGGTGGGGCTCGGAGGCCGAAGCATCGTGGATGAATGAGACAAAAGAGTTCCAATCGATCGTGGCTCCGAAACGTTGCCGGTGAATTCACAGTTTAGACCAGAGGACGGACTCCATCCGACTTGGGGGCCGTATTTTTGGCTCTTGAGACTTGGGCACAGTTTCCAGTTGAAGAGCGAGTCAACTGAAGACCTGAGTGAGAATCTCTAAACTTGTTCCTTCCGAAGCCAAACCTGAGTTAGCCCGTCTTTAACTCTGCAGAAGCCCTGAGATCCGGCCTGCTCGCCAGGCCTTGTATCACATATGAAGGGGAATgtgtgttttccatcagtgtgtgtgtgtttgtgtgttttctaacGCTGCATGCTGCTACgcaaaaaatacttttacttttactccAGATTAACATGTACAGACGCCCAAAGTGTCcagtaaatacataaataatggaaaaataaatgaataaattgtgtaaaatatataaatgatgCTATAATTTGCTAGATATCTAAGCACAAATAATTATtatgaaatgttatttttattgtgactttatttcaaaaaggaaaatgaatgcTTTTAGTGTgatttgttgttctgtcttGTGCAAAAACTACCAAGCTGAATTTAATTACACTTGTCTTAGAAGTGGATTGTGGCCAAAAGAAGAATCCATTTCATTTAGGAGCGcatgaaaaacacttttctcAATTACAAGACAGAGCGTTGACCTTGGTGAAGAAAGGGGCACTCCATGTACAGTTTTCTAATTCAAAATGGTGTATTTCTAGCTTTATTATGTAATAATACCACTTTTAGTAACAGCAGCATTGTCATTATTTCTCTtactttcagccaatcacactcCACCTGCTGTTAGTCCCAACGACTGCAACCAGAATTAGCCGATTAGCTGCTATtagctaattaaaaaaaacaacaacgtcAAAGTAACTCTAAATCTGCTGATGCTtgaaaataacagagaaaacacagaaactagCATCTTCTGGTGTTAATTTCAGGAGCTACACTGGAAAATACTGGAGGAAATAATATACACAatgtaaaaacagcagcataGTGTGCTAGTCGAGGTCGTGAGCGTCGTGTTTTGCAATCAGCATCAGTGAAAATAAGAAGTCCAGGCAGTCTTTGTATGTGTTGCTCAGTTCAAGGAGAGCTCGTTAATGCTAATAACACTGAACTGCATTTTGCTGttcaaaataatttaatttaataaaaaattattaaCTAACTAAGCTCACATACTAGCTTAGCTCATTAGCCTAGCTCGTTAGCCTAGTTCAGTAGCCTGCTGGCTATGCTGCATTGCAGCTATGTCAagaaaagtgtgttttgtgCTGATTTACAGCAATTATTCAATAAAAAGGACCACGAAACACTGAGGAAATACAATGGCTTGATAATTgattgaaatattttcaaaaaacagtTTAGCCAAGGGCAATATTCAAATTACAAGAGTAGCAATTTTTGGATTACAGGTAAAACGTGGCACAAAATGCCACTGTGCACAGCAGAAATCATCACTTTGGTATttgtttcagtggaaaaaatgaTCGTTACCACTACAGTAGTTTTTTCAGTGTCTgtcaga
The window above is part of the Acanthochromis polyacanthus isolate Apoly-LR-REF ecotype Palm Island chromosome 6, KAUST_Apoly_ChrSc, whole genome shotgun sequence genome. Proteins encoded here:
- the cav4b gene encoding caveolin-2 gives rise to the protein MMMVSDDCLVECNIDDSDDDDGEQVNTPPPPPEFASKASTPAPKPPTPPVAPPTPESTSPVSRDPNNINQHLKVEVSDVLAEPSTPHSIDQVWIYSVTGFESTRIWTYRCLSLLFAVPFAFLCGVFIAVLACIHVWVLVPCLQLSYTFLPCLRSLCLCSLNVFVSPFCSSLALCCSQIAVSLSNKDWSQAKDKDAV